The Phycisphaerae bacterium genomic interval TTGCGGCCGCCCTGCCCGGCGCAGCCTCGACCCGGCCGAGCCCGCTCGTCCCCAACTGGCCGGTCGAAAGCGATACCAGTCTACGCACCGCCGGCCTCCGATGCCATCTTCCGCCGGGCAGTGCGAGCCTCACGGGCGGTGTGTACAATGGCCGGGCATGAGGCTGCTTTCGCTGTTCCAGATCTCCCTGGCCCGCAAGTGCCAGTTGCTGTTCGGCCTCGCCGTGCTCTTGATCATTGCCGCTGCACTCTTCGTGCCCGGCTATTACATGGGTTCTTTCGTGGATCAGATGCACGTCCAGCGCGCCCAGCAACTGGCCGCCGTGGCAGCCGCTCGCATCGACCCGGCCGCCGCCGACTGGCGCCAACAGCAGAAGGCTCTTGACCAGTGGTGGGAAGTCAACGAAAAAGTCATTCCGTTTCTGAAAGAGTGCCGTCCACGGGTGATCAAGCTGCTGCCGGCCGACAGCGAAGAAGTCGCCGCCCAGCAGCGGCAGGAATTCGCACGGCTCATCGGCAACCTGTCTGCGCAGGTGCGTCCGGTCGTGGAGAAGCTGAAGCGGCGATGGGATCCCCCCGCCGCTTGGCAAGTGGCTCGATTCGCATGGGAATCCCTGCCGGAGCACAAGCGAGATCATTGCCTGAAAGCGATTCGCCGGGCGGCCGCCGACTTGGGACGCGCATTCGCCATCGGTAACCAGTGGTATCCGCCGCTGGACGAATTCCAGAAGAACTGCGTCGAACGAATGCTCAACGAAGGCTCCAGCGGCGAGGGTGGGCCGATGCGCTCACCGGACGGACCGACGGTCTACCGATACATTCAGGCCGTCAGGGGATCGCCCTCTTCGCCGTCAACCGGCCACCCGCTCATCGGCATCATTGACATCAGTCTGTCCGCGCCGATCACGGATGAGTTACGATTCCTTACTCGCGCCATCCTCGTGCTGGCCGGGCTGCTGGCCGGGTTCCTGGCGATCCTGGTTTTCTACCTGATCTCGCAACGGCTGATTCTGGCTCCCGTTCGCGAACTAACCGCACTGGCGGGCCGGATCGCCGGCGGCGATCTTCAGGCCAGGGCCAGCCTCCAGACCGGCGATGAGTACGAAAAGCTTTCCGACGCCTTCAACGACATGCTCGTTCGCCTGGAGCAGGCCCGAGCCGAACTCGAAACGGCCAACCGTTCCCTCGACGCAAAGCTCGGCGAACTGGCCGAAACCAACGTGGCTCTCTTCGAGTCAAACCGCATCAAGAGCGAGTTTCTCGCCAACGTCAGCCACGAGCTTCGTACTCCGCTGACCTCGATTATCGGCTTTGCGGACCTGTTGCGGGATTCCATGCTCAGCGGTGGGCAGATCGACGTCGCACGGGCCGCCCGGTTTGCCGACAACATCCTCGTCAGCGGCCGCGGACTGCTGGACCTGATCAACGACCTGCTGGACTTGGCCAAGATCGAGGCCCGCAAAATCGAGCTGCATCGCACCGTCTTTTCGCTTCGCGACGTCTGCGAGGCGCTGTGCGATTTCGTGCGCCCGAACATCGAGAAGAAGTCCCTGGTCATGACGACGGACATTGACGAGAACCTGCCGATGATGACCTCTGACGCCGGCAAACTGCGGCAGATCCTGTTTAACCTGTTGAGCAACGCCATCAAGTACACGCCGGAAGGAGGATCGGTACGCCTTGAAGTCCGCGTGCTCGCCGGTGGCCGGTGGGTGCGGTTGGCAGTGATCGACAACGGGCCGGGCATCGCACCGGAAGACCAGGGCAGGATCTTCGAGAAATTCCATCAGTTGGACTCGTCGGTGACCCGCGAGCACAGCGGAAGCGGGCTGGGGCTGGCGATCAGCAAGGAGCTTTGCACAATGCTGGGCGGTACCATTCGCGTGGAAAGCGAACTCGGCCAAGGCTCGCGGTTCATCGTCGAGCTCCCCGTTGAATGCCCCGAGTCGGCCGAACGCCCGCCGATCCCGCTTCGTGCCTGACGCGACCCGGCCGCATGGTGCCCTTCTCGTGAGCCATGACCCCATTCAAGCCGAACGCTTATCGCAAAGGCAAGCCGACGAAGGTTCTGCACCGAGGCGATGCCTCGATTGCGGGTACATCATCGACCACCTGCCCGAGCCGAGATGCCCGGAGTGCGGGAAGGATTTTGACCCGAACAAGCCCGAGACGTACTGGATTCGCCCCACAAATGCCAAAACAAACGGCATCAACTACGTTCTCAAAGGGACGCTGGCCTTCCTGGCGGCGCCGGCGTTCATTGTGATCAGCAGACTGCCGTCAATGGGATGGTTGGAACCGGCTCGCGGTCCCCTGTGTGGGTTCGTTGCCGTTCTCGGCATTGGGTTCGGGTTTGCCTACCTCTCGGGAACTGTCGCGACGGCACGAGGCGCCATCCCTCCCTGGGCTCTGAAGAACCATGGAATCCGCCTGATCTGTGGGCCCGGCCTGACGGTACTTGAGCACGTCTGCTGGGCAATCGCCGGTTTCTGTTTTGCAGTCGGCCTCCTGATGTTTGCCGGCCTGTTCTGGAGCCTCCTGTGACGACCGACGATCGTTCTCGGAATGTATCCCGTCTTCGGTGGCGTTTCCGAAGGCAGGACATGGTCGAAATCCGCGCAGCGGATGGGACCTGCCGGTGATCCTGTCCGTTCTCGGCAGGTCTCGGTCGCGGTGGCGACCTGGACACCGGCCTACCGTGACGGCCGCCGATACCTGTGCCACCGTTTCAGGGATGTACCCTCGCTCCCGGGGAACCTTTGGAGATACCTTGGCAAGAGAGCTGGCGCGCGGTATAATTCGCCGTTGCCCCCGGGGAAGCACCCGTTGCATCAATTGTGGTTCCGATAGTCCGCCGCGTGCGGGGAGCTACCGATTATGCGCCGGTGCCTGACCCATCAAGCCTTCACGTTGATCGAAGTCCTGGTCGTCGTTGCGATCCTGGCACTTCTGGTCGCGATTCTTCTCCCGTCGCTCCAGGGAGCACGCAATCAGGCCAAGCTCACGCACTGCAAGGCAAGCGCCAAGCAGATCGCAACCGCAATGAGCATCTACCAGGCGGAGGCTCAGGGATACGTGCCGATCATGCTGAACTGGCATTCCGGGCCCGTGTACAACGCTCCGGCACGGGCAGTCTTTCTCTCTGTGGCCCTTCGCAGCGTTGAAAAGGGCCTCTTCGGACTGTCGAAGCGCGTTTCTACCACCGGCCAACACTTCGATCCAAACGAGTCTTGGTCATCTGACACCCGCGACGACTACGAGGCACGCTTTCTCCCAGCCCACTACGTCTGCCCGTTTGAGCGGGGCCGGCAACCTTGGGACTTAAGGCACGTCGGATTCGCACCGCCGCATACGTTGTGGGAGTGGAACGGTGTCATGGAGTCGTACCAGACGTGGCTCTGGGAGGACATCGTTCGAGATCAGCAGGTCTACTCTGAACCCGTAGGCTGGTCCCGGCCTACAGACGGCCTGCCCCAGTATTCCGTCATGACCTGGAATCAGGTACGCCAGACCGGAAAGCCGCCAAGCGACCCGGCCATCAAGAACCTGCTTCACCGGCGGTGGACGGACGGCGAGGCCCGCCTTCAGAAGGCTGCCGGGTTAGGCGGCGTGACGGTCATCTACTGTGCCATCGGTGAACATATGGAGATGGGAAGTCGTCGGATCGACATGGGAAGCCACCGGACCAGCACCGGCGGAGGCACAAACGCAATCTTCGGCGACACGCACGTCGAATGGGTCAGGGGCACGCGCATCGGATGGCCGTGAGCCGAGCCGACCCCGACCACCTGAACCAGACAGAGGTGTGAAACATGACGCGGATCGCACAATCGACGTTGTTCGTGGCTCTCTACCTGTTTATCGGTGCAATGCTACTTGTGGCTTGCGGACGTGATACCAACTCGAAAGCCGGCGACAAGTCCCAGGCCGTGAACGTGATCTGCACGCGTTGCGGAGCCGACGCAACCATCCAGATCACCGGTGACGTCAAGGACGAGGTTTGGCCCAAGCCCTGCCCCTCGTGCAAACGATCGAGTGCCTATCCTTCGGGAAAATGCAGCCAATGCGGCAAGCTCATTCCGCTCATGGACCCGCGCACCCGAGACTATGCGGTGCCGCAGTCGTGCTCGCACTGCGGCAAACCCTGGGAACCCCAATCCTGAACGGCGGACTGCTAACCCCTCAGTTGCATGAAATCCGACCAGGAACAATCGGACGGGGTATGTAGGGTCTGTGCTCGCGGATCAGGTTATCTGCAGGCGGCCTTCTCGCAGGGTTTCCTGGCTTGCACTAAAACGCCGGCACCGGTGCATTACGCCGTAGGCGACCAAACAAGCCCCATCCTCGATTCTGCATTCGCTATTCTTCGCTCCGCAGCGTTGCCGTATGCAATGCCCCGGTTGATAAACCTATCTTTCCGAAGGTATCATCGCCCACCGTTTGCACTCGAATCGTCATTCAAGGAGGACCGCGATAGTGAACCGCAACCTGGTACTGATATGGACTGTCATGCAGTGTTTCATGTTGCTCGCATGTTCTCAACGTGCCGAAGGGGCCGACAAGACGCAGGCATCGAAGGGGCTGCCCTTCGACATCGGCACGTTGGACGCCTCGGCCATCAAAGCCGCCGGTCCTCGCCTCTTTTTCACTCAGGACGAGATCGAGCGGGCCACGGC includes:
- a CDS encoding prepilin-type N-terminal cleavage/methylation domain-containing protein is translated as MRRCLTHQAFTLIEVLVVVAILALLVAILLPSLQGARNQAKLTHCKASAKQIATAMSIYQAEAQGYVPIMLNWHSGPVYNAPARAVFLSVALRSVEKGLFGLSKRVSTTGQHFDPNESWSSDTRDDYEARFLPAHYVCPFERGRQPWDLRHVGFAPPHTLWEWNGVMESYQTWLWEDIVRDQQVYSEPVGWSRPTDGLPQYSVMTWNQVRQTGKPPSDPAIKNLLHRRWTDGEARLQKAAGLGGVTVIYCAIGEHMEMGSRRIDMGSHRTSTGGGTNAIFGDTHVEWVRGTRIGWP
- a CDS encoding HAMP domain-containing sensor histidine kinase, with the protein product MRLLSLFQISLARKCQLLFGLAVLLIIAAALFVPGYYMGSFVDQMHVQRAQQLAAVAAARIDPAAADWRQQQKALDQWWEVNEKVIPFLKECRPRVIKLLPADSEEVAAQQRQEFARLIGNLSAQVRPVVEKLKRRWDPPAAWQVARFAWESLPEHKRDHCLKAIRRAAADLGRAFAIGNQWYPPLDEFQKNCVERMLNEGSSGEGGPMRSPDGPTVYRYIQAVRGSPSSPSTGHPLIGIIDISLSAPITDELRFLTRAILVLAGLLAGFLAILVFYLISQRLILAPVRELTALAGRIAGGDLQARASLQTGDEYEKLSDAFNDMLVRLEQARAELETANRSLDAKLGELAETNVALFESNRIKSEFLANVSHELRTPLTSIIGFADLLRDSMLSGGQIDVARAARFADNILVSGRGLLDLINDLLDLAKIEARKIELHRTVFSLRDVCEALCDFVRPNIEKKSLVMTTDIDENLPMMTSDAGKLRQILFNLLSNAIKYTPEGGSVRLEVRVLAGGRWVRLAVIDNGPGIAPEDQGRIFEKFHQLDSSVTREHSGSGLGLAISKELCTMLGGTIRVESELGQGSRFIVELPVECPESAERPPIPLRA